The Cataglyphis hispanica isolate Lineage 1 chromosome 5, ULB_Chis1_1.0, whole genome shotgun sequence genome has a segment encoding these proteins:
- the LOC126849864 gene encoding MAM and LDL-receptor class A domain-containing protein 1-like isoform X1, translating to MWWILLLSCWLYPLSWSLTWYSPAALNTMLGEQVDLVGAINTTSGWTRNTANNEDFNDAVNGSESDINPGQPPIINSVDREPLDEVERIEPRQWPGRPDILPTRSTAPFTTETSLSPKSPQPTTLAQRHPSTQRYPTVTVPPPTVTVDEVFCDFGPVPSMPLCEWQNGNGALEWTPGTGMGTNWLGGPSIDATSSTMDGGYAFLETSQVASKDLKFKSPGGLLHSPQLGSTGVAGTCFMFKYTMDGLSIAGLRVLLHIGVDEFSFKKEETEELPIENTTTAKPCESVEAVEERVLWHAQYYTLGVWQQAQILYTYPELHSVIIEGVPVDSTDPSRLYRGYIAIDDIDLQSGTSCIGFCNFAGGFCDWNNDAEDDFDWTISRGSGNPTTGPAMDSSSDRATAGGYAFIDSSFPRRPGDTAKLISSSFPATSADMPTCMHFWFHMFGSGIGYLKLFLRHFRNSDSQPQEIWSLSGNAGNAWFMSQVTISSLDNFQLIFEASIGNTGMGDIAIDDISYGPGACPVSPQVASPILRDCTFEIDECDWINSRDPDRVEWERVSTQVLGPRNQRKPYSNGHTVNRRNEYFLGLGRLRGASRSSGGGTAQLVSREMKGTEEPLCITFWYFMFEPFIDSTGPSLGVLRLYLQTVGDISTEAKPIWQLYNNQGPTWSYAQANINENTNFNIVFEGTWGPNRASGSIGIDDISFYTGNCSVKPLSAAVRAEDCSFEKDLCGWENITVSDNDRAVMWQRAFQTHRPAQLLDRTFGATGDFVFFDIFTTNKQSTKVKLRSPIIDASPDEKFICFTFWFAAFGVEESTALRVIKMLSENADEENEDEEEQLLWSLTAKGFNNPRPVWMPAQVTIEARTPYRLILEGSASNGGFAVDDIKFQPLACATRPASAQPIVNET from the exons ATGTGGTGGATTTTATTATTGAGCTGCTGGCTATATCCGTTATCATGGAGCTTAACTTGGTATTCTCCGGCTGCCTTAAATACTATGCTCGGAGAGCAAGTCGATCTCGTGGGTGCAATTAACACGACTTCCGGTTGGACGAGAAATACCGCGAACAATGAAGATTTCAATGATGCGGTTAATGGTTCAGAATCCGATATCAATCCGGGCCAGCCTCCCATCATCAATTCCGTTGATCGCGAACCACTGGACGAAGTGGAGCGCATCGAACCTAGGCAATGGCCAGGCAGACCGGATATCCTACCCACTCGCAGCACAGCGCCTTTTACCACGGAAACATCTTTATCACCCAAATCTCCGCAGCCTACCACGCTAGCACAGAGACACCCTTCCACGCAAAG ATATCCTACAGTTACCGTACCACCTCCGACGGTTACTGTTGATGAAGTCTTCTGCGATTTCGGACCGGTTCCATCAATGCCACTTTGCGAATGGCAAAATGGCAATGGCGCTTTGGAGTGGACTCCAGGTACTGGAATGGGAACAAACTGGTTGGGTGGACCATCGATCGATGCCACGAGTAGCACTATGGATGGAgg atacgCCTTTCTGGAGACATCGCAAGTAGCTTCAAAGGATCTAAAGTTCAAAAGTCCAGGAGGTCTTCTGCATAGTCCACAGCTAGGCAGCACTGGAGTCGCTGGTACTTGTTTCATGTTCAAATATACCATGGACGGTCTCAGTATCGCAGGACTGCGAGTATTGCTTCATATTGGAGTGGACGAGTTTTCATTTAAGAAGGAAGAAACCGAGGAATTGCCTATAGAAAATACCACAACGGCAAAACCCTGCGAGTCGGTAGAAGCTGTGGAGGAACGCGTGCTATGGCACGCGCAATATTACACGCTCGGAGTGTGGCAGCAGGCTCAAATATTGTACACTTATCCTGAGTTACATTCg GTGATTATTGAAGGCGTTCCAGTGGATTCCACAGACCCTTCGCGTCTCTACCGTGGATATATTGCCATCGATGACATAGATTTGCAATCTGGTACATCATGTATTGGATTCTGCAACTTCGCCGGTGGTTTTTGCGACTGGAACAACGATGCGGAAGATGATTTTGATTGGACTATA AGTCGCGGAAGCGGAAATCCCACGACCGGGCCAGCAATGGACAGTTCCAGTGATCGTGCCACAGCTGGTGGTTATGCTTTTATTGACTCTAGCTTTCCACGAAGACCCGGTGACACGGCGAAACTGATAAGCTCAAGCTTTCCAGCAACCAGCGCTGACATGCCAACGTGTATGCACTTCTGGTTTCACATGTTTGGATCCGGGATAGGCTACCTGAAGCTCTTTCTCCGTCACTTTCGCAATTCAGATAGTCAGCCCCAGGAGATCTGGAGTCTGTCCGGAAATGCTGGCAACGCCTGGTTCATGTCGCAAGTCACGATCAGTTCTCTCGACAATTTTCAGCTAATTTTCGAAGCATCGATAGGGAATACCGGCATGGGTGATATCGCAATTGATGATATCTCGTATGGACCAGGTGCTTGCCCTG TTTCGCCACAAGTAGCCAGCCCGATATTACGAGATTGCACCTTTGAGATCGATGAATGCGATTGGATCAATTCGCGGGATCCAGATCGTGTCGAGTGGGAGAGAGTGTCTACCCAGGTGTTAGGACCGAGAAATCAGAGAAAGCCGTATAGCAACGGACACACGGTTAATCGACGCAACGAATACTTCCTAGGACTGGGACGTCTTCGGGGTGCTTCGCGATCGTCTGGGGGTGGTACCGCTCAATTGGTCAGTCGAGAGATGAAGGGTACCGAGGAACCGCTCTGCATTACGTTCTGGTATTTTATGTTTGAGCCATTCATCGATTCCACAGGTCCTAGCTTGG GTGTCTTGCGATTGTATCTACAAACAGTGGGCGATATTTCGACAGAAGCCAAACCGATATGGCAGCTGTACAACAATCAAGGTCCCACGTGGAGCTATGCTCAGGCTAACATCAATGAAAATACGAACTTCAACATCGTGTTCGAAGGAACATGGGGTCCGAATAGAGCAAGTGGTAGTATAGGAATTGATGATATCTCCTTTTATACGGGCAATTGCAgcg TAAAACCATTGAGTGCAGCCGTTCGCGCGGAAGATTGCAGCTTTGAGAAGGATTTGTGCGGATGGGAGAATATAACTGTATCCGATAACGATCGGGCCGTGATGTGGCAGCGTGCGTTTCAAACTCATCGACCGGCTCAATTATTGGATAGAACTTTTGGTGCAACCGGCGATTTCGTCTTCTTTGACATCTTCACAACGAATAAGCAATCAACGAAAGTTAAATTGCGATCGCCCATCATCGACGCTTCGCCTGATGAGAAGTTTATATGCTTTACTTTCTGGTTTGCTGCGTTCGGTGTGGAAGAATCCACTGCTTTGCGAGTAATCAAGATGCTTAGCGAAAATGCTGATGAGGAGAACGAGGACGAGGAGGAACAACTG CTATGGTCACTGACAGCTAAAGGATTTAACAATCCACGACCAGTATGGATGCCAGCCCAAGTAACAATTGAAGCACGAACTCCATATCGACTTATTCTTGAAGGAAGCGCCAGTAATGGAGGTTTTGCTGTTGATGATATCAAATTTCAGCCTTTAGCCTGTGCAA cTCGACCAGCCAGTGCTCAACCAATTGTAAATGAAACATAA
- the LOC126849864 gene encoding MAM and LDL-receptor class A domain-containing protein 1-like isoform X2, which translates to MPLCEWQNGNGALEWTPGTGMGTNWLGGPSIDATSSTMDGGYAFLETSQVASKDLKFKSPGGLLHSPQLGSTGVAGTCFMFKYTMDGLSIAGLRVLLHIGVDEFSFKKEETEELPIENTTTAKPCESVEAVEERVLWHAQYYTLGVWQQAQILYTYPELHSVIIEGVPVDSTDPSRLYRGYIAIDDIDLQSGTSCIGFCNFAGGFCDWNNDAEDDFDWTISRGSGNPTTGPAMDSSSDRATAGGYAFIDSSFPRRPGDTAKLISSSFPATSADMPTCMHFWFHMFGSGIGYLKLFLRHFRNSDSQPQEIWSLSGNAGNAWFMSQVTISSLDNFQLIFEASIGNTGMGDIAIDDISYGPGACPVSPQVASPILRDCTFEIDECDWINSRDPDRVEWERVSTQVLGPRNQRKPYSNGHTVNRRNEYFLGLGRLRGASRSSGGGTAQLVSREMKGTEEPLCITFWYFMFEPFIDSTGPSLGVLRLYLQTVGDISTEAKPIWQLYNNQGPTWSYAQANINENTNFNIVFEGTWGPNRASGSIGIDDISFYTGNCSVKPLSAAVRAEDCSFEKDLCGWENITVSDNDRAVMWQRAFQTHRPAQLLDRTFGATGDFVFFDIFTTNKQSTKVKLRSPIIDASPDEKFICFTFWFAAFGVEESTALRVIKMLSENADEENEDEEEQLLWSLTAKGFNNPRPVWMPAQVTIEARTPYRLILEGSASNGGFAVDDIKFQPLACATRPASAQPIVNET; encoded by the exons ATGCCACTTTGCGAATGGCAAAATGGCAATGGCGCTTTGGAGTGGACTCCAGGTACTGGAATGGGAACAAACTGGTTGGGTGGACCATCGATCGATGCCACGAGTAGCACTATGGATGGAgg atacgCCTTTCTGGAGACATCGCAAGTAGCTTCAAAGGATCTAAAGTTCAAAAGTCCAGGAGGTCTTCTGCATAGTCCACAGCTAGGCAGCACTGGAGTCGCTGGTACTTGTTTCATGTTCAAATATACCATGGACGGTCTCAGTATCGCAGGACTGCGAGTATTGCTTCATATTGGAGTGGACGAGTTTTCATTTAAGAAGGAAGAAACCGAGGAATTGCCTATAGAAAATACCACAACGGCAAAACCCTGCGAGTCGGTAGAAGCTGTGGAGGAACGCGTGCTATGGCACGCGCAATATTACACGCTCGGAGTGTGGCAGCAGGCTCAAATATTGTACACTTATCCTGAGTTACATTCg GTGATTATTGAAGGCGTTCCAGTGGATTCCACAGACCCTTCGCGTCTCTACCGTGGATATATTGCCATCGATGACATAGATTTGCAATCTGGTACATCATGTATTGGATTCTGCAACTTCGCCGGTGGTTTTTGCGACTGGAACAACGATGCGGAAGATGATTTTGATTGGACTATA AGTCGCGGAAGCGGAAATCCCACGACCGGGCCAGCAATGGACAGTTCCAGTGATCGTGCCACAGCTGGTGGTTATGCTTTTATTGACTCTAGCTTTCCACGAAGACCCGGTGACACGGCGAAACTGATAAGCTCAAGCTTTCCAGCAACCAGCGCTGACATGCCAACGTGTATGCACTTCTGGTTTCACATGTTTGGATCCGGGATAGGCTACCTGAAGCTCTTTCTCCGTCACTTTCGCAATTCAGATAGTCAGCCCCAGGAGATCTGGAGTCTGTCCGGAAATGCTGGCAACGCCTGGTTCATGTCGCAAGTCACGATCAGTTCTCTCGACAATTTTCAGCTAATTTTCGAAGCATCGATAGGGAATACCGGCATGGGTGATATCGCAATTGATGATATCTCGTATGGACCAGGTGCTTGCCCTG TTTCGCCACAAGTAGCCAGCCCGATATTACGAGATTGCACCTTTGAGATCGATGAATGCGATTGGATCAATTCGCGGGATCCAGATCGTGTCGAGTGGGAGAGAGTGTCTACCCAGGTGTTAGGACCGAGAAATCAGAGAAAGCCGTATAGCAACGGACACACGGTTAATCGACGCAACGAATACTTCCTAGGACTGGGACGTCTTCGGGGTGCTTCGCGATCGTCTGGGGGTGGTACCGCTCAATTGGTCAGTCGAGAGATGAAGGGTACCGAGGAACCGCTCTGCATTACGTTCTGGTATTTTATGTTTGAGCCATTCATCGATTCCACAGGTCCTAGCTTGG GTGTCTTGCGATTGTATCTACAAACAGTGGGCGATATTTCGACAGAAGCCAAACCGATATGGCAGCTGTACAACAATCAAGGTCCCACGTGGAGCTATGCTCAGGCTAACATCAATGAAAATACGAACTTCAACATCGTGTTCGAAGGAACATGGGGTCCGAATAGAGCAAGTGGTAGTATAGGAATTGATGATATCTCCTTTTATACGGGCAATTGCAgcg TAAAACCATTGAGTGCAGCCGTTCGCGCGGAAGATTGCAGCTTTGAGAAGGATTTGTGCGGATGGGAGAATATAACTGTATCCGATAACGATCGGGCCGTGATGTGGCAGCGTGCGTTTCAAACTCATCGACCGGCTCAATTATTGGATAGAACTTTTGGTGCAACCGGCGATTTCGTCTTCTTTGACATCTTCACAACGAATAAGCAATCAACGAAAGTTAAATTGCGATCGCCCATCATCGACGCTTCGCCTGATGAGAAGTTTATATGCTTTACTTTCTGGTTTGCTGCGTTCGGTGTGGAAGAATCCACTGCTTTGCGAGTAATCAAGATGCTTAGCGAAAATGCTGATGAGGAGAACGAGGACGAGGAGGAACAACTG CTATGGTCACTGACAGCTAAAGGATTTAACAATCCACGACCAGTATGGATGCCAGCCCAAGTAACAATTGAAGCACGAACTCCATATCGACTTATTCTTGAAGGAAGCGCCAGTAATGGAGGTTTTGCTGTTGATGATATCAAATTTCAGCCTTTAGCCTGTGCAA cTCGACCAGCCAGTGCTCAACCAATTGTAAATGAAACATAA
- the LOC126849866 gene encoding nuclear receptor 2C2-associated protein: protein MSSLLQGNKFDCRVSSVLNKNVRSYGKKYMFDNSNETCWNSDAGSPQWIVINFEEECNVSSFEIEFQGGFAGKDCHVEAGNDGKDMTVMEAFYPEDSNKLQRFNLKNQIKAKIFKFVFNQSTDFFDRIIIYNLSLYS from the exons ATGTCTTCTTTGTTACAAGGAAACAAATTTGACTGTCG GGTTAGTTCGGTGCTAAACAAGAATGTTCGATCTTACGGAAAAAAGTACATGTTTGATAATTCCAATGAAACGTGTTGGAATTCTGATGCA GGAAGTCCACAAtggattgttattaattttgaagaagAGTGTAATGTTTCTAGTTTTGAAATAGAATTTCAAGGTGGATTTGCTGGTAAAGATTGTCATGTAGAGGCTGGCAATGATGGGAAAGACATGACGGTTATGGAAGCATTTTATCCAGAAGATTCAAATAAACTACAGCGATTTAACTTAAAGAATCAGATCAAAgccaagatttttaaatttgtatttaatcaaAGTACTGATTTTTTTGAcaggattattatatataatttgtcattatattcatga
- the LOC126849819 gene encoding transmembrane protein 70 homolog, mitochondrial translates to MALILSIRAQKRLFIENFSNLRRTVNDIMYNRCTVEKFSTAYNIKCFSTKNYQETSTEKTEIYYGTLTRQIRALKIFSLLTSTGGLLAQPFLYSKAIESGNTGAVLGIFAFIGFLTVTTPLLIHIVTRKYVTHLYYDVKEDKYIANTYSLFVKKKELVFTPDDVVVPDVTGMFTSCIIKGTPLFLEQKFFHDSTHYIRIMGYDKPVDYKLSNKNTLNQTITMDTEYKDHINKK, encoded by the exons atggCGTTAATTTTAAGTATTCGTGCTCAAAAAAGACTTTTCATTGAGAATTTCAGTAATCTCAGACGCACTGTAAATGATATTATGTATAACCGTTGCACCGTTGAG aaattttccacggcatataatatcaaatgtttttcaacaaaaaattatcaggAAACTTCTACCGAAAAAACCGAAATTTATTATGGAACTTTAACAAGACAGATTAGAgctctcaaaattttttcattattgacATCTACTGGTGGTTTATTGGCTCAGCCATTTCTTTATTCAAAAGCCATAGAAAGTGGTAATACAGGAGCGGTTTTaggaatatttgcatttattggaTTTTTGACTGTAACTACTCCTTTATTGATACATATAGtaacaagaaaatatgtaacacACTTATATTACGAtgtaaaagaagataaatatattgcaaatacttATAGTTtatttgttaagaaaaaagag CTTGTATTTACGCCAGATGATGTAGTAGTACCAGATGTGACTGGCATGTTCACAAGTTGTATTATAAAAGGTACTCctttatttttagaacaaaAGTTTTTCCATGACTCTACTCACTATATACGAATCATGGGATATGATAAGCCAGTAGACTATAAATTAAGCAATAAAAACACTCTTAATCAGACCATCACAATGGACACTGAATATAaagatcatataaataaaaaataa
- the LOC126850106 gene encoding potential E3 ubiquitin-protein ligase ariadne-2: MSSENDSEMDCSDSDCGDPGYEDYYNIQPWGGEVDNDVDPEQNRRDPEYAVYDCLRVEEVERLLNESVEVLSNSLHITPSLAKVLLHAHNWALQDIVTKYRSNASSLLINSKIKPTLEQVPGSKNQKGGVCSVCVMVSPADRFSTLTCGHSFCKDCWCMHFEVQITQGISTSISCMAQDCDVLAPEDFVLSLLAKPNMRERYQQFAFCDYVKSHPQLRFCPGPNCQIVLRSKEQRAKRVMCSSCKTIFCFRCGMDYHAPTDCGTIKKWLTKCADDSETANYISAHTKDCPKCHICIEKNGGCNHMQCYNCKHDFCWMCLGDWKAHGSEYYECSRYKENPNIAHESVHAQAREALKKYLHYYERWENHSKSLKLEEQTLEGIKMRINNKVMNASGTWIDWQHLFEAASLLARCRYTLQYTYPYAYYMEPSPRKELFEYQQAQLEAEIENLSWKIERAETTDRGDLENQMDIAEKRRVTLLKDFLEIIDTGNNITCSTS, from the exons ATGTCGAGCGAAAATGACAGTGAAATGGATTGTTCGGACTCCGACTGTGGTGATCCGGGTTATGaagattattacaatatacagCCATGGGGTGGTGAAGTGGACAATGATGTGGATCCTGAACAAAATAGAAGAGATCCAGAGTACGCAGTATATGACTGTTTGCGAGTCGAAGAGGTAGAGCGACTCTTGAATGAGAGTGTAGAAGTATTAAGTAATAGTCTTCACATAACGCCATCGCTAGCCAAAGTATTGTTACACGCACATAATTGGGCGTTACAAGATATTGTCACTAAATATCGTAGCAATGCTTCcagtttattgattaattcaaaaattaaacctACCCTGGAACAAGTGCCAGGATCAAAAAATCAGAAAGGCGGTGTGTGTTCAGTTTGTGTTATGGTTTCTCCTGCAGATAGGTTTTCTACACTTACATGTGGACATTCATTTTGCAAAGACTGTTGGTGTATGCATTTTGAAGTACAAATAACTCAAGGTATATCTACCA GTATAAGTTGCATGGCACAAGATTGTGATGTGCTAGCTCCAGAAGACTTTGTTCTTTCTTTACTTGCTAAGCCTAACATGAGAGAACGTTATCAACAATTTGCCTTTTGCGATTATGTCAAGTCTCATCCACAACTGCGATTTTGTCCTGGTCCAAATTGCCAAATAGTTCTACGTTCAAAGGAACAACGAGCAAAAAGAGTCATGTGTTCATCGTGCAAAACTATATTCTG cttCCGATGTGGTATGGATTACCATGCACCTACTGATTGcggtacaattaaaaaatggttAACAAAATGTGCGGATGATTCCGAGACAGCTAATTATATTAGTGCTCATACCAAAGAT tgTCCAAAATGTCATATCTGTATAGAGAAAAATGGTGGCTGTAACCACATGCAATGTTACAACTGTAAACATGATTTTTGCTGGATGTGTCTTGGAGATTGGAAAGCACATGGTAGCGAGTATTATGAGTGTTCACGATACAAAGAAAATCCAAACATTGCACATGAGAGTGTTCACGCACAAGCGAGGGAAGCTCTCAAGAAATATCTTCACTATTACGAGCGA tGGGAGAATCACAGTAAATCGTTGAAATTGGAAGAACAAACGTTAGAGGGCATCAAGATGAGGATAAATAATAAGGTGATGAATGCAAGTGGCACATGGATAGACTGGCAACATCTATTTGAAGCGGCATCACTTTTAGCGCGTTGCCGGTATACCTTGCAATATACATATCCATACGCTTATTATATGGAACCCAGTCCTCGGAAAGAATTG TTCGAGTATCAACAAGCACAATTAGAAGCAGAAATAGAGAATCTCTCGTGGAAAATTGAACGAGCGGAAACAACGGATCGGGGAGATCTAGAGAATCAAATGGATATTGCGGAAAAGCGTCGTGTTACTTTACTAAAGGATTTCCTCGAG ATTATCGACACAGGAAATAATATCACGTGCTCtacatcataa
- the LOC126850107 gene encoding uncharacterized protein LOC126850107, with product MSCQKGNTSRSRPQKYQNHTAFKNNLYDNSKKIKFINSIEVVNVCERCKKIIEWKIKYRKYKALKAPMKCIKCEQKIVKHSYHNICLPCAKQNEICPKCGKKKEIVEAKPNREELIKLDEEFKTILKTLSERKRRTFLRYMNQQSSKNTKNNKHMSGSDIDINKCEVKDKSEDKTDSKGREDLLIKLKSLAIIGEEDDTFNSDTDIESKDNNFSDDIA from the exons ATGAGTTGTCAAAAAGGTAACACTAGTCGATCAAGACCTCAGAAGTACCAGAATCATACagctttcaaaaataatttgtatgataattctaagaaaataaaatttattaatagtattgAAGTTGTGAATGTTTGTGAgcgctgcaaaaaaataatagaatggaAGATCAAGTACAGGAAATACAAAGCACTTAAAGCTCCAATGAAATGCATAAAATGTGAACAAAAGATTGTGAAACACTCTTATCATAATATCTGCTTGCCTTGTGCCAAGCAGAATGAAATTTGTCCAAAATgtggaaagaagaaagaaattgtaGAAGCAAAACCTAATAgggaagaattaattaaattggatgaagaatttaaaacaattttaaaaaccttGTCAGAGAGAAAACGAAGAACGTTTTTACGTTACATGAATCAACaatcat caaaaaatacaaaaaataataaacacatgTCTGGATCAgacatagatataaataaatgtgaagtCAAAGACAAAAGTGAGGATAAAACAGATTCCAAAGGAAgagaagatttattaataaaactgaaaTCATTAGCTATTATAGGAGAGGAAGATGATACCTTCAACAGTGATACTGATATTGAAAGTAAAGACAATAATTTTAGTGATGATATTGCttga